The proteins below are encoded in one region of Candidatus Anaeroferrophillus wilburensis:
- a CDS encoding response regulator: MNILLVDDNPPVVEMLSQVLMAEGYQIATAHDGVAALERLQQKNFDLVLTDLKMPRMGGMELLGEIRKLRNPPVVIVVTAYATMETAIDSIKLGVYDYLVKPFNMDQVLHAVHRAVEKRRLEKENVQLKEMVVLYNASEAISSSLQTSTIIDVMLEAAFAQSRADLAVLYLREDDGSLLSVARHRSGDFAELEGAEFMQSLARDIDISWLPDIFDGQGSRIFDPGDRSVEPMMRTSSTEQQFHSLLSISLKANNRYLGILNLFSLTPGFTFSEKESRALYILSAKGASAIQNAFLYENTQQNYLQTIKSFAYALEAKDQYTHGHSQQVTRYAEILAQGLKLDPQQINLLTQAALLHDIGKIGISEAILNKPGRLTDEEFQVIKKHPVTGKHILTPISSLAPIVPIVYHHHERWDGGGYPEGLQGEKIPLMARILTVADAFDAMTSNRAYRQPMATEEAFQELGACAGSQFDPLLVGIFQRQRQVVEQLMVLR; this comes from the coding sequence ATGAATATTCTGCTCGTAGATGATAATCCTCCTGTTGTTGAAATGTTATCACAGGTACTTATGGCGGAGGGCTATCAAATTGCCACCGCCCATGACGGTGTTGCCGCCCTGGAGCGATTGCAGCAGAAAAATTTTGACCTGGTGCTCACCGATTTGAAGATGCCGCGGATGGGCGGGATGGAACTGCTGGGTGAGATCAGGAAACTGCGGAATCCCCCTGTGGTTATCGTCGTTACCGCCTATGCCACTATGGAAACGGCAATCGACTCCATTAAACTGGGGGTTTATGATTATCTGGTCAAACCCTTCAATATGGATCAGGTGCTCCATGCGGTTCATCGGGCGGTGGAAAAAAGGCGGCTGGAGAAGGAAAATGTTCAGCTCAAAGAGATGGTGGTGCTGTATAATGCCAGCGAAGCCATCAGTTCCAGTTTGCAGACGTCAACGATTATCGATGTGATGCTGGAAGCCGCTTTTGCTCAATCGAGGGCGGATCTTGCCGTTCTTTACCTGCGTGAGGATGATGGCTCACTGCTTTCGGTTGCCCGCCACCGGTCCGGCGATTTTGCTGAGCTGGAGGGGGCTGAATTCATGCAGTCCCTGGCCCGTGATATTGATATTTCGTGGCTACCGGATATTTTTGACGGCCAGGGGTCAAGGATTTTCGACCCTGGAGATCGCTCGGTTGAGCCCATGATGCGTACCTCGTCAACCGAGCAGCAATTTCACTCTTTGCTGAGCATCTCATTGAAAGCCAACAACCGTTATTTGGGCATCCTTAATCTCTTTTCCCTGACCCCCGGTTTTACCTTCAGTGAGAAAGAAAGCCGGGCCTTGTATATCTTGTCGGCCAAAGGCGCCTCGGCAATTCAAAATGCCTTTTTGTATGAAAATACCCAGCAGAACTATCTGCAGACAATCAAAAGTTTTGCCTATGCTCTGGAGGCAAAAGATCAGTATACCCATGGCCACTCCCAGCAGGTGACCCGCTATGCGGAAATCCTGGCCCAGGGATTGAAGCTTGATCCCCAGCAGATCAACCTGCTGACTCAGGCCGCGCTGCTCCATGACATTGGTAAAATCGGCATTAGCGAGGCAATCCTCAATAAACCGGGGCGGTTGACTGACGAGGAATTTCAGGTTATCAAAAAGCATCCGGTTACCGGTAAACACATCCTGACGCCGATCAGTTCGCTGGCGCCCATTGTTCCCATTGTTTACCACCACCATGAGCGATGGGATGGCGGGGGATATCCGGAAGGACTGCAGGGAGAGAAGATCCCTTTAATGGCCAGGATTCTCACGGTTGCTGACGCTTTTGACGCCATGACCTCAAACCGGGCCTACCGCCAGCCCATGGCAACCGAGGAGGCCTTTCAGGAGTTGGGTGCTTGTGCCGGGTCCCAATTTGATCCCCTGCTGGTCGGTATTTTTCAACGTCAGCGTCAGGTCGTTGAGCAGTTGATGGTGTTACGTTGA
- a CDS encoding ParA family protein — protein MRKIACQNLKGGTGKTTTVVNLAHYLAQQGRKVLVVDLDAQGSVGVSLGVEAEHGLYELLIDNCPLADCVIEARENLYCLLSDQSVAACETILVAKTRREEILSRGLSQVAEVLPGVEVVLLDCSPSLSILSQNALVYADELIIPVSMDFLALVGANHVFDNLGMIEEYFHKKLKILGIVPTFFDKRVNMSKEVLAALREQYGSLVMSPVRVDTKLKQASSARQTIFEFHEKSRAAFDYLQVGEELFP, from the coding sequence TTGAGGAAAATAGCCTGCCAAAATTTGAAGGGTGGTACAGGAAAGACCACTACGGTGGTCAATCTTGCCCATTATCTGGCCCAGCAGGGGCGGAAGGTTCTGGTTGTCGACCTTGATGCCCAGGGCAGTGTGGGGGTAAGCCTTGGCGTCGAGGCTGAACATGGCCTCTATGAGCTGCTCATTGATAACTGTCCATTAGCCGATTGCGTTATCGAAGCCCGGGAGAATCTCTACTGTCTTCTCTCAGATCAGTCGGTGGCAGCCTGTGAAACCATTTTGGTGGCCAAGACCCGCAGGGAAGAAATCCTGAGCCGTGGCTTGTCCCAGGTTGCAGAGGTGCTGCCCGGGGTGGAGGTGGTGTTGCTGGACTGTTCACCTTCCCTTTCTATTCTCAGTCAGAATGCCCTGGTGTATGCCGATGAGCTGATTATCCCGGTCAGTATGGATTTCCTGGCACTTGTCGGAGCCAACCATGTCTTTGATAACCTGGGGATGATTGAGGAGTATTTCCATAAAAAACTGAAAATATTAGGTATTGTTCCGACGTTTTTTGATAAGCGGGTCAATATGAGTAAGGAAGTGCTGGCTGCTTTGCGGGAGCAGTATGGTTCTCTGGTTATGTCGCCGGTACGTGTTGATACGAAATTGAAACAGGCATCGAGTGCCCGCCAGACAATCTTTGAGTTCCATGAGAAGAGTCGGGCAGCTTTCGATTACCTGCAGGTTGGTGAGGAGTTGTTCCCATGA
- the cobS gene encoding adenosylcobinamide-GDP ribazoletransferase, producing the protein MFTSFHFALSFLTILPFPVQKTLTPREIGASLCCFPLVGLLLGVILAVVYLLLAPLLPKAVIAALLLPVQILLTGGFHLDGLADTADGLLSGRDCRDDILKIMKDSAIGTMGALALITVLLLKYAALSNLPGHTMVSCLILLPAYGRFAIVIMAHLSVYARPEGGLGQSITEQVTIRELWTAATITAVATLMVSGLSALLLMGAVGIYSWGASRYFHRRLGGVTGDLLGFVCETSEALALVGWLVLYG; encoded by the coding sequence ATGTTCACCTCGTTTCATTTTGCCCTCTCCTTTCTGACGATCCTGCCGTTCCCTGTACAGAAAACCCTGACTCCCAGGGAAATCGGCGCCTCACTGTGCTGTTTTCCCCTGGTGGGGCTTTTGCTGGGCGTCATCCTTGCCGTTGTCTACCTGCTGCTCGCTCCCCTGCTGCCCAAGGCTGTCATTGCCGCATTGCTGCTGCCTGTCCAGATTCTGCTTACCGGCGGCTTCCACCTCGACGGGCTGGCGGATACCGCCGACGGCTTGCTCAGCGGCCGCGACTGCCGGGATGATATTCTTAAGATTATGAAAGACAGTGCCATCGGCACCATGGGTGCTCTGGCACTAATCACTGTTCTGCTGCTGAAATATGCCGCCTTGTCCAACCTTCCCGGGCACACTATGGTTTCCTGCCTGATCCTGCTGCCGGCCTATGGCCGGTTTGCCATTGTCATTATGGCCCACCTCTCTGTCTATGCCAGACCCGAGGGAGGGCTGGGGCAATCAATCACTGAACAGGTAACCATTCGGGAACTATGGACCGCCGCCACAATCACCGCAGTAGCAACCCTCATGGTCAGCGGCCTGTCCGCACTTCTGCTCATGGGGGCGGTCGGCATATACAGCTGGGGGGCAAGCCGCTATTTTCACCGGCGGCTTGGCGGCGTCACCGGCGATCTGCTGGGCTTTGTCTGTGAAACCAGCGAAGCCCTGGCCCTGGTCGGCTGGCTGGTGCTCTATGGCTAG
- the cobU gene encoding bifunctional adenosylcobinamide kinase/adenosylcobinamide-phosphate guanylyltransferase yields MDHQSTILITGGARSGKSTFAQQLAEQLPGPRAYLATAQIHDQEMAVRVARHQELRGSAWQATIEEPYQLHDTLQQAASQYQVILVDCITLWLTNLLLSNEHNPTAVLRLVDAFLSSLPQIPATIIFVTNEVGSGIVPDNPLGRAFRDLAGTANQRLAAVCQEVYLVCCGLPLKLK; encoded by the coding sequence ATGGATCATCAATCAACAATTTTGATAACCGGCGGGGCCCGCAGCGGTAAAAGCACCTTTGCCCAGCAGCTGGCTGAGCAGCTGCCCGGGCCACGGGCTTATCTGGCAACCGCCCAGATCCACGACCAGGAAATGGCCGTCCGGGTTGCCAGACATCAGGAACTGCGTGGCAGCGCCTGGCAGGCCACCATTGAGGAACCCTACCAGCTGCATGACACCCTGCAGCAAGCCGCCTCGCAGTACCAGGTCATCTTGGTGGACTGCATAACCCTCTGGCTGACCAACCTGCTGCTGAGCAACGAGCACAATCCTACCGCCGTTTTGAGGCTCGTGGATGCGTTTCTCAGCTCTCTGCCGCAAATTCCGGCAACCATTATCTTCGTCACCAATGAAGTGGGCAGCGGCATCGTTCCCGACAACCCCCTAGGACGCGCCTTCCGTGATCTGGCCGGCACCGCCAATCAGCGGCTGGCTGCCGTCTGCCAGGAGGTATACCTGGTCTGCTGCGGCTTGCCGCTGAAACTTAAATAA